From Neobacillus sp. PS2-9, the proteins below share one genomic window:
- a CDS encoding amino acid ABC transporter ATP-binding protein codes for MAIIEITSLKKSYGNLNVLKQISFNVKKNDVVAVIGPSGSGKSTMLRSLVNLEKIDGGSIVVAGSHLVKDGMYANPQEMKQINAKMGMVFQHFNLFPHLTVTENLELAPRMLKKESTAAIQQRSRELLKKIGLSDRATAYPAKLSGGQKQRVAIARALMMNPEILLFDEPTSALDPELTGEVLQVMKDLAQEHMTMIVVTHEMGFAKEVANRVIFMDNGEIVESGSPDELFTNPQNERTKAFLNRSLK; via the coding sequence ATGGCTATTATAGAAATTACTAGTCTCAAAAAATCGTATGGCAATCTGAATGTATTAAAACAGATTAGCTTTAACGTGAAGAAAAATGATGTCGTTGCGGTAATCGGCCCTTCCGGCTCTGGAAAAAGCACGATGCTCCGCAGTTTAGTCAATCTTGAAAAAATAGACGGCGGAAGCATTGTTGTTGCGGGTAGTCATTTAGTGAAGGACGGTATGTACGCTAATCCACAAGAGATGAAACAAATTAATGCCAAAATGGGAATGGTCTTTCAACATTTTAACCTCTTTCCGCATCTGACGGTTACGGAAAATTTGGAGCTTGCTCCAAGGATGCTAAAGAAGGAATCCACTGCGGCAATTCAACAACGAAGTCGTGAATTACTAAAGAAAATCGGACTATCAGACCGCGCAACGGCTTATCCTGCAAAGCTTTCCGGCGGCCAAAAACAAAGAGTAGCAATTGCCAGGGCGTTGATGATGAATCCAGAAATTCTTCTATTCGATGAGCCCACCTCTGCTTTGGATCCCGAGTTGACCGGAGAAGTGCTACAAGTCATGAAGGACCTTGCTCAAGAGCATATGACCATGATTGTGGTAACACATGAAATGGGATTCGCTAAAGAAGTGGCCAACCGAGTGATCTTTATGGATAATGGGGAAATTGTTGAATCTGGTTCTCCTGATGAGTTGTTTACAAACCCACAAAATGAACGGACAAAGGCATTCTTAAATCGTAGTTTGAAATGA
- a CDS encoding amino acid ABC transporter permease, with translation MSFDYIMSILKPMLEGAQMTVLLFLIAIVVSIPLGFLLTLAVGSRFKPLSLIAEAYIYIMRGTPLLLQLLFICFGLPMIPVVGEYLVIDRFVAACLGFILNYAAYFAEIFRGGLLAIDKGQYEASQVLGLNKWQTLTRVILPQMFRIALPSVANESVTLVKDTALLYAVAVPELLHFAQTAVNRDFTIVPFFVAGIIYLIMTLILTMFFKWMERRLKFD, from the coding sequence ATGTCATTCGATTATATAATGTCTATCCTTAAACCCATGCTGGAAGGGGCACAGATGACCGTCCTCTTGTTTCTCATCGCCATTGTGGTGTCCATTCCACTGGGGTTTCTATTAACACTAGCTGTTGGCAGCCGTTTTAAGCCTCTATCCCTGATTGCAGAGGCCTATATTTATATCATGCGCGGTACACCGCTTTTGCTCCAGCTCCTATTTATATGCTTTGGTTTACCTATGATTCCCGTTGTGGGTGAATACTTAGTGATAGACCGATTCGTAGCAGCTTGCCTAGGATTTATCTTGAATTATGCGGCCTATTTTGCTGAAATTTTCCGTGGGGGTCTGCTTGCTATTGATAAAGGTCAATATGAGGCGTCTCAAGTTCTAGGATTAAATAAATGGCAGACATTGACGAGAGTCATTTTGCCGCAAATGTTCCGTATCGCCCTTCCCTCTGTGGCGAACGAATCTGTAACATTGGTAAAAGATACGGCGTTACTCTATGCCGTTGCTGTTCCTGAATTGCTGCACTTTGCTCAAACAGCTGTAAACCGTGATTTTACCATTGTGCCATTCTTTGTGGCAGGTATCATTTATCTGATTATGACACTGATTTTAACGATGTTCTTTAAATGGATGGAAAGACGGCTCAAATTTGATTAG
- a CDS encoding amino acid ABC transporter substrate-binding protein has translation MKRLATIVLVIAAMLSLVTGCSSKSAEGKENKTLVIGIDDKFAPMGFRDENNKIVGFDIDLAKAAADKMGKKVKFQPIDWSTKEAELSSGRIDLIWNGYTITDERKKKVLFTKPYLKNAQVVVTRADSSLSKLDDLKGKVVGLQSLSSAADALDAAPIKSKIKTVTEFADNVQALTDLKSGRLDAVVIDEIVINYYMTKEQEAFKVLDESLAPEEYGIGVKKGNEELLKNLQKALDDMNEDGTAAQVSKKWFGEDKVLK, from the coding sequence ATGAAACGTTTAGCTACTATTGTTCTAGTCATAGCAGCAATGTTATCTCTCGTTACAGGATGTTCTTCTAAGTCAGCAGAGGGAAAAGAAAATAAAACACTAGTCATTGGGATCGACGACAAGTTCGCACCAATGGGCTTCAGAGATGAAAATAACAAAATTGTTGGATTTGATATCGACTTAGCGAAAGCAGCAGCAGATAAGATGGGGAAAAAGGTAAAGTTTCAACCAATCGATTGGAGCACAAAAGAAGCGGAGTTAAGCAGTGGGCGCATTGACCTGATTTGGAACGGTTACACTATTACAGATGAACGTAAAAAGAAGGTTCTTTTCACGAAGCCTTATTTAAAAAATGCACAAGTAGTTGTCACAAGAGCTGATTCGAGCCTTTCTAAATTAGATGATCTAAAAGGAAAGGTTGTTGGTTTACAATCACTTTCTTCTGCAGCAGATGCATTAGACGCAGCACCGATTAAGTCTAAAATTAAAACTGTTACAGAGTTTGCGGACAATGTACAAGCATTGACTGACCTTAAGAGTGGTCGTTTAGATGCAGTCGTTATTGATGAAATTGTAATCAATTATTATATGACAAAAGAGCAAGAGGCATTTAAAGTATTAGATGAATCTTTAGCTCCAGAAGAATATGGTATTGGTGTAAAAAAAGGAAATGAAGAATTATTGAAAAATCTTCAAAAAGCACTTGATGATATGAATGAAGATGGCACTGCCGCTCAAGTATCCAAGAAATGGTTTGGCGAAGATAAAGTATTAAAATAA
- a CDS encoding 4Fe-4S binding protein — protein MAMPEKNLKPEKESFDLLSIPVVKKFVKSKWYPGIFQWMVIFVFSIIVYELVMGTVDPSKNFGTTMTWVLWWPIIPILFLVTGRFWCAICPFGKLSDIVRKFVGSKRPMPKFLRKYGIWLIDLFFIAITYSDHVWGIVESPRGSGYLLLLLVTMVVATSVFYERRTFCKTLCFLGGLAGNYSRSGALKVQATPDICKTCKVQSCYKGTEGVEGCPMFQFPRTMESSAECNICGNCVKNCPNNSVKITTRVPTKELWGLKNPKLEHASLAAVIMGIVFVQNITMLEPWQKILSAIGTVTGTSNYNVNFTVAFIIAMALPILLLLGTAKLASLLGMEGTVKKNFTRFGYAIIPLDLAGHLAHNLFHIFTEGKAVWFNSIRLFGVETNPAGLSLAPTPTVQLIQYIVILIGLVGTSYVVYRMGKKTAFKAMLPYYLLMFALAVANIYLFSLPMMHRV, from the coding sequence ATGGCAATGCCTGAGAAGAACTTAAAACCGGAAAAGGAATCATTCGACTTATTATCCATTCCTGTGGTTAAAAAATTTGTTAAAAGTAAATGGTATCCTGGGATCTTTCAATGGATGGTTATTTTCGTATTTTCTATTATTGTTTATGAACTCGTAATGGGAACTGTGGATCCAAGTAAAAACTTCGGTACAACCATGACTTGGGTGTTATGGTGGCCAATCATTCCTATATTATTTTTAGTAACCGGCCGCTTTTGGTGTGCCATTTGCCCGTTTGGGAAATTAAGTGATATCGTTAGGAAGTTCGTTGGTAGCAAGCGTCCTATGCCGAAATTCTTAAGAAAATATGGGATTTGGCTCATTGATTTATTTTTCATTGCTATCACATATAGTGACCACGTATGGGGAATCGTAGAGTCGCCACGAGGATCAGGTTATTTATTACTGTTACTAGTAACAATGGTAGTAGCAACGTCTGTTTTTTACGAAAGAAGAACCTTCTGTAAAACACTTTGTTTTCTTGGGGGACTTGCAGGAAACTATTCGCGTTCGGGTGCATTAAAGGTACAGGCGACACCTGACATCTGTAAAACGTGTAAAGTGCAATCCTGCTACAAAGGAACGGAAGGCGTGGAAGGTTGTCCAATGTTCCAGTTTCCACGAACAATGGAATCTAGTGCAGAATGTAATATTTGCGGTAACTGTGTAAAAAACTGTCCTAACAATTCCGTTAAAATTACGACTAGAGTTCCTACAAAAGAATTATGGGGCTTGAAAAATCCGAAGCTTGAGCACGCTTCCTTAGCTGCCGTTATTATGGGGATCGTGTTTGTACAAAACATTACCATGCTTGAACCTTGGCAGAAAATTTTAAGTGCTATTGGAACGGTTACTGGTACATCTAATTACAATGTTAACTTTACTGTTGCCTTTATTATTGCAATGGCTTTACCAATTCTATTACTATTGGGAACTGCAAAACTGGCCTCCTTACTTGGAATGGAAGGTACCGTCAAAAAGAACTTTACTCGTTTTGGATATGCGATTATTCCTTTAGATTTAGCTGGACACTTAGCTCATAACTTATTTCATATTTTCACAGAAGGCAAGGCTGTATGGTTTAACTCCATCCGCCTTTTTGGAGTAGAAACAAATCCTGCAGGTTTAAGTCTCGCCCCAACCCCAACGGTTCAACTGATTCAGTATATCGTTATTTTAATAGGATTAGTTGGTACTTCATATGTTGTGTACAGAATGGGGAAAAAGACAGCATTTAAAGCAATGCTTCCCTACTATTTACTGATGTTTGCACTAGCTGTCGCTAACATATACTTATTCTCACTTCCTATGATGCACAGAGTGTAA
- a CDS encoding metalloregulator ArsR/SmtB family transcription factor, whose translation MKDRDVCEITCVDNEKTARVGQQLEKDHNISEVIKIFKALSDETRMKIAYALTLEDELCVCDVAHIVGATTATASHHLRHLNNLGLAKYRKEGKLVYYSLDDDHVKQLIHIAFAHQEEVAGRE comes from the coding sequence ATGAAGGATCGCGATGTATGCGAGATTACCTGTGTCGATAATGAAAAAACCGCTCGAGTCGGGCAACAGCTCGAAAAAGATCATAATATCAGTGAAGTAATCAAGATTTTTAAAGCTCTTTCGGATGAAACCCGGATGAAAATAGCATATGCACTGACACTTGAAGATGAGCTTTGTGTTTGTGATGTGGCCCATATTGTTGGAGCAACGACCGCAACTGCATCCCATCATTTACGTCATCTAAACAATCTTGGCCTTGCCAAATATCGTAAAGAGGGAAAGCTGGTTTATTATTCGCTTGATGACGACCATGTTAAGCAATTAATTCATATTGCATTTGCCCATCAGGAGGAGGTGGCTGGACGTGAGTGA